One Nitrospira sp. DNA window includes the following coding sequences:
- a CDS encoding ABC transporter, fused permease protein, whose protein sequence is MMPFWLTMARRELRAGWRHFLYFLACIALGVGAVVGVSLFSANVERAVLKEARGLLGGDLEIRLSRPIGAQGADVLRDLAEQGVGATRVSELVAMVARVVRSQGAAEVTQLVELKAVEAGYPLYGVVKVEPDRPLMELLRPAGTSCREACHGAVVQEALLIRLGLAVGDAVKIGQTSFRITGVIHTEPDRMANMFSLGPRVLISQEGLTAADLVKPGSRLRERHLLKLPGTVALSPLLYELRGRLAGESARVSSYRDAQPQLKQFLDQLARYLGLVGLTALFVGGIGVALSIQAFIREKLQSIAILKTLGAETKTIIQSYLGQAIGLGLLGSVMGIGIGIALQALLPQAVAALLATDLLQQVEFSSVLSTAALAPLVKGLGLGVLTTLLFSLWPLLTIRDIKPAAIFRREVEGPGRSTLESKAAWWRRTAGLMTQDPVRTVTAAGIGFGLAGLSVWQAGSLTIGGLFIGGLLVAVAALVLAAKALLLVMRSLPAPRALAWRQALGNIQRPGGQTLGMMVSIGVGVMVILAIGLLEQALVRQVGENRPIDSPTFFFIDIQPDQAQNFAALIHRRTGELAPQLTPLVRSRLHAINGQAVKAERESEQDDQPNQTREEKRKSWYVNREYVLTFLDELPKDNTIVKGTWWKPGQMFARPQVSVEEEAAKNLGLDIGATLDLNIQGAIIRAEVSSIRKVEWGNFSTNFYMIFSPGSLEGAPMTYVATVRVSPSDETALQSAVVAAFPNVTAINIGEVLSSFARVLDRLSLAIRAVALFCLLTGALVMAAALAATRYRRLYEAVILKALGATRALIARSFAAEYALLGCVAGVIGVVLASAFSWAILRYVLELSWSLEPSMLAIGLSCTVLLTLLVGFLSTYHILGQPPLTVLRQE, encoded by the coding sequence ATGATGCCCTTTTGGCTCACCATGGCCCGGCGGGAATTACGGGCCGGCTGGCGGCACTTCCTTTATTTTCTCGCCTGTATCGCACTCGGCGTCGGGGCGGTCGTCGGGGTCTCTCTCTTTTCTGCCAATGTCGAGCGAGCGGTCCTCAAAGAAGCGCGTGGATTGCTGGGAGGAGACCTGGAAATCCGGCTCTCTCGCCCCATTGGGGCGCAGGGTGCCGACGTCCTGCGCGATCTTGCAGAGCAAGGGGTCGGCGCCACCCGCGTCAGCGAATTGGTGGCGATGGTGGCGCGAGTGGTTCGATCTCAAGGTGCGGCGGAAGTGACGCAGTTGGTCGAGCTGAAGGCAGTCGAAGCAGGGTATCCACTGTATGGAGTCGTGAAGGTGGAACCCGATCGGCCCCTGATGGAACTGCTGCGCCCTGCCGGAACAAGCTGTCGCGAGGCTTGTCATGGGGCAGTGGTTCAAGAGGCGCTGTTGATCCGCCTCGGGTTGGCCGTCGGCGACGCCGTGAAAATCGGACAGACGTCATTCAGGATCACGGGAGTCATCCACACGGAACCAGACCGCATGGCCAACATGTTCAGTCTGGGGCCACGGGTGCTGATTTCCCAAGAAGGGCTCACGGCTGCGGATCTCGTCAAACCAGGCAGCCGCCTGCGCGAACGACACCTGCTCAAACTGCCCGGTACGGTGGCCCTGTCGCCGCTGCTCTATGAGTTACGTGGTCGCCTTGCCGGAGAGTCCGCACGGGTATCTTCCTATCGGGATGCCCAGCCGCAGCTCAAACAGTTTCTCGACCAACTGGCCCGGTACTTGGGGCTCGTCGGATTGACGGCGCTGTTTGTCGGCGGAATCGGAGTGGCGCTCTCGATTCAGGCCTTCATCCGGGAAAAGCTCCAATCGATTGCCATCCTCAAAACACTAGGAGCGGAAACGAAGACGATCATCCAATCCTATTTGGGGCAGGCAATCGGCTTGGGGCTCTTAGGCAGTGTGATGGGCATCGGTATCGGAATCGCATTGCAGGCGCTGTTGCCGCAGGCGGTCGCGGCACTCCTGGCGACCGATCTCTTGCAGCAGGTTGAATTTTCTTCCGTCCTCTCGACGGCCGCATTGGCGCCCCTTGTGAAGGGGCTGGGCCTGGGTGTGCTGACCACGCTCTTGTTCAGCCTCTGGCCGTTGTTGACGATTCGGGACATCAAGCCGGCGGCCATTTTCAGGCGTGAGGTGGAAGGGCCCGGTCGGTCTACCTTGGAAAGCAAGGCGGCCTGGTGGCGTCGCACGGCCGGCCTGATGACACAGGACCCTGTCCGTACCGTGACGGCGGCAGGCATCGGATTCGGACTTGCCGGGCTTTCCGTCTGGCAGGCCGGTTCCCTGACCATCGGCGGCCTCTTCATCGGCGGATTGCTGGTGGCTGTCGCGGCGTTGGTGCTGGCGGCGAAGGCGTTGCTCCTAGTGATGCGCTCCCTGCCTGCTCCTCGTGCACTCGCATGGCGTCAGGCACTGGGCAATATCCAACGTCCCGGCGGTCAAACGCTCGGGATGATGGTGTCGATCGGCGTGGGAGTCATGGTGATCCTTGCGATCGGCCTCTTGGAGCAGGCATTGGTGCGCCAAGTGGGAGAGAACCGGCCGATCGATTCTCCCACCTTCTTTTTCATCGATATTCAGCCTGATCAGGCGCAGAATTTCGCCGCGCTGATCCATCGACGCACCGGTGAGCTGGCTCCTCAACTGACACCCCTGGTGCGATCCCGACTGCATGCGATCAACGGCCAGGCGGTGAAGGCTGAGCGTGAGTCGGAACAGGACGATCAGCCCAATCAAACGAGGGAGGAAAAGCGGAAGTCCTGGTATGTGAACCGTGAATATGTCCTGACGTTTCTCGATGAGTTGCCCAAGGACAATACGATCGTCAAAGGTACCTGGTGGAAGCCGGGACAGATGTTTGCGCGGCCGCAGGTATCCGTCGAGGAGGAGGCGGCAAAAAATCTGGGTCTCGACATCGGTGCGACCTTGGACTTGAACATCCAGGGAGCGATCATCCGGGCCGAGGTGAGCAGTATCAGGAAGGTCGAGTGGGGAAATTTCTCGACCAATTTCTACATGATTTTTTCGCCTGGCTCGTTGGAGGGGGCCCCGATGACCTATGTGGCGACGGTCCGGGTTTCTCCTTCCGACGAAACTGCGTTGCAGTCTGCCGTGGTGGCCGCATTTCCCAACGTGACCGCCATCAACATCGGCGAGGTATTGAGTAGCTTTGCACGGGTTCTCGATCGGCTGTCGCTGGCCATTCGCGCGGTGGCCCTGTTTTGTCTGTTGACCGGGGCGCTGGTCATGGCGGCTGCCCTGGCTGCGACGCGTTACCGCCGATTGTACGAAGCGGTGATTCTCAAGGCGCTGGGCGCGACCCGTGCGCTGATCGCCCGGTCGTTTGCAGCTGAGTATGCCTTGCTGGGCTGTGTGGCCGGGGTGATCGGCGTCGTCTTGGCCAGCGCCTTCTCGTGGGCGATTTTGCGGTATGTCTTGGAATTGTCCTGGTCGTTGGAGCCGTCCATGCTCGCCATAGGATTGTCCTGCACCGTCCTGCTGACGCTTCTTGTCGGTTTTCTCAGTACCTACCACATTCTCGGTCAGCCTCCTCTGACCGTCCTCCGGCAGGAATGA
- a CDS encoding MoxR-like ATPase, with amino-acid sequence MNSSHSIKSLQDNIAQVIKGKARVIEMAVVCLLARGHLLIEDVPGVGKTTLAHSLARSLDCSFKRIQFTSDLLPSDIVGISVFNRQKQAFEFMPGPLFANIVLADEINRTTPKTQSSLLEAMSEAQISVDNQTHPLRQPFMVIATQNPAEYHGTFPLPESQLDRFLMRVRIGYPTPEEEKKVLDRPQSLHPADEIQPVLSAQQVLDLQAQAEKVRMEDSLMDYLLAIVLATRHNHLLSLGVSTRGALALCKAAKALALVRDRTYCLPEDIKELAPPVLSHRVMLARSQGTRTKSFEQTERVFQDILDGIPVPL; translated from the coding sequence GTGAATTCCTCTCACTCCATCAAATCGTTACAGGACAATATCGCGCAGGTCATCAAGGGGAAGGCGCGGGTCATCGAGATGGCCGTCGTGTGCCTGCTGGCGCGCGGGCACCTGCTGATCGAAGACGTTCCCGGAGTCGGCAAGACCACGCTGGCCCACAGCCTCGCGCGCTCACTGGATTGTTCCTTCAAACGCATCCAGTTCACCAGCGACTTGCTGCCCTCCGATATCGTCGGGATTTCCGTGTTCAATCGCCAAAAACAGGCCTTCGAATTCATGCCCGGCCCGCTCTTTGCCAACATCGTCCTGGCCGATGAGATCAACCGCACGACGCCGAAAACGCAAAGCAGCCTGCTGGAAGCCATGAGCGAAGCGCAGATCTCCGTGGACAACCAGACCCATCCGTTGCGCCAGCCTTTCATGGTCATCGCCACGCAAAATCCTGCGGAATATCACGGCACGTTCCCCCTGCCGGAATCCCAGCTGGATCGATTCCTCATGCGGGTCCGCATCGGCTATCCGACGCCCGAGGAGGAAAAGAAGGTGCTGGACCGTCCGCAATCACTCCACCCCGCCGATGAGATTCAGCCCGTGCTGAGCGCCCAACAGGTGTTGGACCTCCAAGCCCAGGCAGAAAAGGTCCGGATGGAAGACAGCCTGATGGACTATCTCCTCGCGATCGTGCTCGCCACCAGGCACAACCATCTATTGTCGCTCGGCGTCAGTACGCGGGGCGCGCTCGCGCTCTGCAAGGCGGCGAAGGCGCTGGCCCTCGTTCGCGATCGAACCTACTGCCTCCCGGAAGACATCAAGGAACTCGCCCCGCCGGTGCTGTCGCACCGCGTCATGCTCGCCCGGTCCCAGGGAACGCGCACCAAGAGTTTCGAGCAGACGGAGCGGGTCTTTCAAGACATTCTCGACGGCATCCCGGTCCCGCTGTGA
- a CDS encoding DUF3488 and transglutaminase-like domain-containing protein, translated as MVLDAAFRLSSIVLAATSFASLALAISLPSWLLTLAGMAFAVALLRVIPASTLSSLSVHLRLSALTWNLFLLFAFAGFWVDLFLVSQEVLPAGIHFLIMLLVNKLSNLDQRRDFLHLYAISLITLLASAALTTQWWYAPFFFAYLVAGVWTLLLYHLMKEKEESADGHKTGSEPLRPPLPPAQITRRFFWTTNAMAAGAFGLTLLLFFSIPRIGVGLFQNNREESLRTTGFTEQVELGVIGPVKQDPSIVMRVELPEGDDEFRRTPIYLRGVAYDQYSGTSWSNSLPHGRPLTELPQGVFTLRTPGAKPPTASARRLRQDILLEPLDTAVLFGAPLPISIKGNFLSVQSDLMGSLHLPFPSHARIHYTVYSVPPSLVPQESTSAAFLYPEFILRHYLQIPVVSPQIVDLARRVTQPATSLAQAVNLIRTHLLTNYRYSLEVPSLQSAHPLEDFLLTRKTGYCEHYATAMVVLLRTVGIPARLVTGFLATEWNAFGNYYTVRQRDAHAWVEVYFPQSGWITMDPTPPVPEATAPTWWQSANSVMDSARLKWDRFFVHYNANDQLAVVQGIREGGGAVRARMSESLTALLGQVATSFNRFRTALAPTGLPQTVVILLILIMAVGAGYVVRLMLRRSGKAADRQDGYSANQQVAVTLYSHMIDCCAQQGIVKPASATPREFLHHVREQWSEAWPSIDALTHLYSQVRFGQTPLTAEDLAMAEGLLRTIRSLERSAHPPQNR; from the coding sequence ATGGTGTTGGACGCGGCATTCCGGCTTAGCTCGATTGTGTTGGCCGCAACCAGCTTCGCGAGCCTGGCGCTCGCGATCTCGCTGCCTTCGTGGCTTCTCACCCTTGCAGGGATGGCCTTTGCCGTTGCGCTTCTGCGTGTCATTCCGGCCTCCACCCTCTCAAGCCTGTCGGTCCACCTGCGTCTCTCCGCGCTGACCTGGAACCTGTTTCTCCTATTCGCCTTCGCTGGTTTCTGGGTCGATCTCTTCCTCGTTTCGCAGGAGGTCCTGCCGGCCGGGATTCACTTCCTCATCATGCTCCTCGTCAACAAACTGTCGAACCTCGACCAGCGGCGGGACTTTCTTCATCTCTATGCCATCAGCCTGATCACCCTCTTGGCCTCCGCCGCCCTGACGACACAGTGGTGGTACGCCCCCTTCTTTTTCGCCTACCTGGTGGCCGGTGTCTGGACGCTGCTGCTGTATCACCTCATGAAGGAGAAGGAAGAGAGTGCAGACGGTCACAAGACCGGCTCAGAGCCTCTCCGCCCCCCCTTGCCTCCGGCACAGATTACTCGCCGTTTCTTTTGGACGACCAATGCCATGGCGGCCGGTGCGTTTGGTCTCACCTTGCTGCTCTTCTTCTCGATCCCACGGATCGGGGTTGGCCTCTTTCAGAACAACCGTGAGGAAAGCCTGCGGACCACGGGATTCACGGAGCAGGTCGAGTTGGGAGTGATCGGCCCGGTGAAGCAGGATCCGAGTATCGTTATGCGGGTGGAATTACCGGAAGGCGACGATGAATTCAGGCGCACCCCCATCTATCTCCGCGGGGTCGCCTACGACCAATACAGCGGCACCTCTTGGAGCAATAGCCTGCCGCACGGCCGGCCCCTCACAGAACTGCCCCAAGGGGTGTTTACGCTCCGCACGCCGGGCGCCAAGCCACCAACAGCCTCGGCCCGACGTCTCAGGCAGGACATTCTTCTCGAGCCGCTCGATACGGCGGTGCTCTTCGGCGCCCCGCTTCCCATCTCCATCAAGGGCAACTTTCTCTCGGTCCAATCCGATCTCATGGGGTCTCTCCACCTGCCGTTTCCTTCCCATGCCCGCATACACTACACCGTCTATTCCGTCCCTCCCAGCCTGGTCCCGCAAGAAAGCACCAGCGCTGCGTTTCTCTACCCTGAGTTCATCCTCCGGCATTATCTCCAAATCCCTGTCGTCAGCCCACAGATCGTCGACCTGGCGCGTAGGGTGACCCAACCGGCCACCAGCCTTGCACAGGCCGTGAACCTGATACGGACACATCTGCTGACCAACTATCGATACAGCCTGGAAGTACCGTCCCTGCAATCCGCCCATCCCTTGGAAGACTTTCTCCTGACCAGAAAGACCGGTTATTGCGAACATTACGCTACCGCGATGGTGGTCCTGCTCCGTACAGTGGGGATTCCCGCAAGGTTGGTGACGGGTTTTCTTGCGACCGAATGGAATGCCTTCGGGAACTACTACACCGTTCGGCAACGGGATGCCCATGCATGGGTGGAGGTCTATTTCCCGCAATCGGGATGGATCACGATGGACCCCACTCCTCCCGTCCCCGAGGCGACCGCGCCAACCTGGTGGCAATCAGCGAACAGTGTCATGGATTCAGCCCGGCTCAAATGGGATCGATTCTTCGTGCACTACAATGCGAACGATCAACTCGCAGTCGTACAGGGCATTCGGGAAGGGGGAGGGGCGGTGCGGGCAAGAATGTCCGAGTCCCTGACCGCCTTGCTGGGACAGGTGGCAACCTCCTTTAATCGATTCAGAACGGCCCTGGCGCCAACCGGCCTTCCACAGACCGTCGTCATCCTTCTCATCCTCATCATGGCAGTCGGCGCGGGTTATGTGGTCAGACTGATGCTGCGACGGTCAGGGAAGGCGGCAGATCGGCAGGATGGCTATTCGGCGAATCAGCAGGTCGCCGTCACCCTCTACTCACATATGATCGATTGCTGCGCTCAGCAAGGAATCGTGAAACCGGCAAGCGCCACACCGCGTGAATTTCTCCACCATGTTCGCGAGCAATGGTCTGAGGCCTGGCCCTCCATCGACGCTCTGACTCATCTCTATAGTCAAGTCCGGTTCGGCCAAACTCCGTTGACCGCGGAAGATCTCGCCATGGCAGAAGGCCTGCTTCGTACCATCCGCAGTCTTGAACGATCGGCTCACCCCCCGCAGAACCGGTAA
- a CDS encoding ABC-type antimicrobial peptide transport system, ATPase component, whose translation MIAIQHVTMQLDAAGQTVTILHDVTLDIPEKQTVAIVGPSGSGKSTLLGLIAGLDRPTSGTIWLNGVEITGLREEAMARLRLANVGYIFQSFHLIPTLTALENVSIPLELAGDACARRRADDLLQAVGLGHRVSHYPVQLSGGEQQRVAVARAFACRPPILLADEPTGNLDSATGQQVIELIMALHRDVGTTLVLVTHDHDLAASMERVITLRDGRVESDRFAYLQQKVTDHRR comes from the coding sequence ATGATCGCCATTCAGCATGTCACGATGCAACTGGACGCCGCAGGCCAGACGGTCACGATTCTTCACGACGTCACGTTGGACATTCCTGAGAAACAAACGGTCGCGATCGTGGGGCCTTCCGGGAGCGGAAAGTCAACGTTGCTCGGACTCATCGCGGGGCTCGATCGACCGACTTCCGGAACCATTTGGCTCAACGGCGTCGAGATTACAGGGCTTCGGGAGGAGGCGATGGCGCGGTTGCGCCTGGCCAACGTCGGGTATATTTTTCAATCGTTTCACCTCATCCCCACCTTGACCGCCTTGGAAAATGTGTCGATCCCGCTCGAACTTGCCGGGGATGCCTGCGCTCGCCGACGGGCCGATGACCTTTTGCAGGCCGTGGGGCTCGGCCATCGTGTCTCGCATTACCCGGTCCAGCTTTCCGGGGGAGAGCAACAGCGGGTGGCCGTCGCCCGTGCCTTCGCCTGCCGTCCGCCTATTCTCTTGGCCGATGAACCGACCGGTAATTTAGATTCAGCAACGGGGCAGCAGGTCATTGAGCTGATCATGGCCTTGCACCGAGATGTCGGCACAACTCTGGTCTTGGTCACGCACGATCACGATTTGGCCGCTTCCATGGAGCGTGTGATCACCCTCCGAGACGGACGGGTCGAGTCCGACCGATTCGCCTATCTCCAACAGAAGGTGACCGATCACCGAAGATGA
- a CDS encoding Iron-sulfur cluster-binding protein, translating to MSIQGDHQNVRGITRRHLLMAGAAGILLGSGVLLPERFFRQRQQAQTFVAKVAHYQLEIGDTIARGIRELRVSIDELRGKRILLKPNLVETSSGAPHINTHPLVLRGTVEAFLRLGAATVMVAEGPGHRRDTLAVYEESGLADVLTEDRIPFQDLNYITGYDAPNLGRQSSLRTLTFPALFKEVDWIVSVAKMKTHHWAGATLSMKNLFGVMPGIYYGWPKNVLHHAGIENSILDINATLKPHFAIVDGIVGMQGDGPIMGDPKQAGVLVMGRNLAAVDATCCRIMGIDPYKVSYLERADNWLGPISDGSIEQRGESITSVRTNFHLIDTIPAQQGIRLA from the coding sequence ATGTCGATCCAGGGCGATCACCAGAACGTCAGAGGCATCACACGTCGTCACTTGCTCATGGCGGGGGCTGCGGGCATTCTCCTCGGATCGGGAGTGCTCCTGCCAGAACGGTTCTTTCGCCAGCGCCAGCAGGCCCAGACATTCGTCGCCAAGGTTGCGCACTACCAATTAGAAATCGGAGATACTATTGCCAGGGGGATCAGGGAGTTGAGGGTCTCTATCGATGAACTGAGGGGCAAACGTATCCTACTGAAGCCGAATCTGGTTGAAACAAGCTCGGGGGCCCCTCATATCAACACGCATCCTCTGGTCCTGCGCGGTACGGTCGAAGCGTTTCTTCGTCTGGGCGCTGCGACGGTGATGGTGGCGGAAGGTCCTGGTCATCGTCGCGATACACTTGCCGTCTATGAAGAGTCAGGCCTCGCCGATGTGTTGACGGAAGATCGTATTCCGTTTCAGGACCTCAACTACATCACCGGCTATGACGCACCCAATCTTGGGCGGCAATCTTCTTTGCGAACCTTGACGTTCCCCGCCCTCTTCAAGGAAGTCGATTGGATTGTATCTGTTGCGAAGATGAAGACACACCATTGGGCCGGAGCCACTCTTTCAATGAAGAATCTATTCGGGGTAATGCCCGGCATTTACTATGGGTGGCCGAAGAACGTCCTGCACCATGCAGGGATCGAGAACTCGATCTTGGATATTAACGCAACCCTAAAGCCCCATTTTGCCATTGTCGATGGCATTGTCGGGATGCAGGGCGATGGTCCGATCATGGGAGATCCCAAGCAGGCCGGGGTTTTGGTCATGGGCCGGAATCTTGCCGCCGTCGATGCGACCTGTTGCAGGATCATGGGCATCGATCCCTACAAAGTGTCTTATTTGGAGAGGGCCGACAATTGGCTGGGGCCGATCAGCGATGGATCAATCGAACAGCGCGGTGAATCGATTACCTCAGTGCGAACGAACTTCCACCTGATTGACACGATTCCGGCGCAACAGGGCATACGTCTCGCCTGA
- a CDS encoding Arylesterase precursor, with the protein MTCLKLLHLAARLGTCWVILFVWIGLLGCDQSTSSSSNSGPNSLAASKPVSEPTSLDEPLATAPRPSPDDRPRIVAFGDSLTAGLGVSPEQSYPAQLQKQLDTLGYHYQVVNAGVSGDTSAGGLRRVAWVLTGNPRLVILELGGNDGLRGLSLSETRSHLDAIIRRFKEANVPVLLAGMKLPPNYGEDYTIRFEAMYRELAATHALPLIPFFLEGVGGEQRLNQADGIHPTGEGYRLIVANVLKSLLPILNEATRSGSSGERKKA; encoded by the coding sequence ATGACCTGCCTGAAGCTACTCCATCTCGCCGCACGTCTGGGGACCTGTTGGGTCATCCTGTTCGTGTGGATCGGACTGCTCGGCTGTGATCAATCGACCTCCTCCAGCTCCAACTCCGGGCCGAACAGCCTTGCCGCATCTAAACCAGTATCCGAACCAACGTCTCTCGATGAACCGCTCGCTACGGCGCCGCGTCCATCGCCGGACGATCGACCGCGCATCGTCGCCTTTGGCGACAGCCTGACCGCGGGACTCGGCGTCTCTCCGGAGCAGTCCTATCCAGCTCAGCTCCAGAAGCAACTCGATACGTTAGGGTATCACTACCAGGTGGTCAATGCCGGGGTCAGCGGGGACACATCGGCCGGCGGGCTCCGGCGCGTCGCCTGGGTCCTGACCGGCAACCCTCGGCTGGTGATCCTTGAGTTAGGCGGGAATGATGGGTTGCGCGGTTTGAGCCTGTCTGAAACACGCTCGCATCTCGATGCCATCATCAGACGGTTCAAGGAAGCCAACGTGCCGGTGCTCTTGGCAGGAATGAAACTCCCGCCGAACTATGGTGAAGACTATACGATCCGCTTCGAAGCGATGTATCGGGAACTGGCCGCGACCCATGCGCTTCCGCTCATTCCGTTTTTTCTTGAAGGAGTGGGAGGAGAGCAGAGGCTCAACCAAGCCGACGGCATTCACCCGACAGGCGAAGGGTATCGTCTGATCGTCGCCAACGTACTGAAGAGCCTGCTTCCCATCCTCAATGAAGCAACGAGATCCGGCTCTTCCGGCGAAAGAAAAAAGGCGTAA
- a CDS encoding Type II/IV secretion system protein TadC, associated with Flp pilus assembly, with product MALIWTISSAVFLMTMLISLGLYAHLASREEVRTWSRRLSPSGQAAPEAGALAMTFSFWMSKLSELLVKLGAATRPKDEQEVASIRRSLIMAGYRSEHAPLVFIGVKLFLAIGGIALLSIVPLVWWGFPSDQTLLMYYVGAACLGYLLPTLWLKLAVRSRQDNIQKAVPDALDLLVTCVEAGLGLDIAIARVSSDISQTHPALGEELTILSLELRTGLAREEALRRLAVRTGLEDVKTLVAVLIQTDRFGTSVAQALRVHADAMRVKRQLRAEALAAKLPVKMLFPLIFFILPSLFVVMLGPGVIRIIQVLVPITKAAGQ from the coding sequence ATGGCATTGATCTGGACAATCAGTTCGGCCGTATTCCTGATGACCATGCTGATCAGCCTTGGTCTCTATGCGCATTTGGCATCACGCGAGGAGGTTCGGACCTGGTCCCGCCGGTTGAGTCCGAGTGGCCAAGCTGCACCGGAGGCTGGGGCGCTCGCGATGACGTTCTCGTTCTGGATGTCCAAACTCTCCGAGCTGTTGGTCAAATTAGGAGCTGCCACCAGGCCGAAGGATGAGCAAGAAGTGGCCTCGATCAGACGGTCGCTGATTATGGCAGGGTATCGTAGCGAACATGCTCCATTGGTCTTCATTGGAGTGAAATTGTTCCTCGCTATCGGAGGCATCGCACTCCTCTCTATTGTTCCTCTGGTCTGGTGGGGGTTTCCGTCTGATCAGACGTTGCTCATGTATTACGTCGGTGCGGCCTGTCTCGGATATCTGCTGCCCACCTTGTGGCTCAAGTTAGCTGTACGGTCCCGTCAGGATAACATTCAAAAGGCCGTACCAGACGCCTTGGACCTTCTCGTGACTTGTGTCGAAGCGGGCCTGGGCTTGGATATTGCTATTGCCCGTGTGAGCAGTGACATTAGCCAGACTCATCCTGCCTTAGGTGAGGAATTGACCATTCTGTCGTTGGAACTGCGAACCGGATTGGCTCGTGAGGAAGCGTTGCGTCGGCTGGCTGTGCGGACCGGGCTTGAGGACGTGAAAACCCTGGTGGCGGTGCTCATTCAGACCGATCGATTTGGAACCAGCGTGGCGCAGGCGCTCCGTGTCCATGCAGATGCGATGCGGGTGAAACGTCAGCTTCGAGCCGAGGCGCTAGCCGCCAAGCTGCCGGTCAAAATGCTTTTTCCTTTGATTTTTTTCATCCTCCCGAGTCTATTCGTAGTTATGCTGGGGCCCGGCGTTATCAGGATCATCCAGGTTCTTGTCCCAATAACAAAGGCGGCAGGCCAGTAA